In Thermoanaerobacterium xylanolyticum LX-11, the genomic window TAGCTCATGCAGTTACAATTTCAAATTACACGTAGAGGAGGTTGATACAATTGGATTATTTACGTGCTTTTCTTGTAGGTGGAATAATTTGTGTGATTGCTCAAATATTAATGGACAAAACAAAGCTTACACCCGCAAGAATTTTAGTTTTGTATGTTACAGTAGGAGCTATATTAGGTGGTATAGGAATATACAAGAAAATAATAGATTTCGGAGGTGCTGGTGCAACTGTTCCGCTTCTTGGCTTTGGCAATTCTTTAGCACAAGGTACAATCAAAGCAGTAAAAAAAGATGGTATCACTGGTGCTTTTACAGGTGGACTGACGGCAACAGCAGGTGGTATTGCTGCAGCAATTTTTTTTGGTTATTTGTTTTCTATAATATTTAATCCACGTACTAAAAAATGATATTTATAGAAAAGCATAATTCATGGGATTATGCTTATTTTTTTGTACAAATATGATATAATAATTAAAGCATATTAGTGAGAAAGAGGGAGTTCTTATAGATAGAGATATACTTTTAATTTTAAAAGATATGTCGGAGAAAATTGGGGTAAATGCGTATATTGTAGGAGGATACGTAAGAGACA contains:
- the spoVAE gene encoding stage V sporulation protein AE is translated as MDYLRAFLVGGIICVIAQILMDKTKLTPARILVLYVTVGAILGGIGIYKKIIDFGGAGATVPLLGFGNSLAQGTIKAVKKDGITGAFTGGLTATAGGIAAAIFFGYLFSIIFNPRTKK